The following coding sequences lie in one Candidatus Hydrogenedentota bacterium genomic window:
- a CDS encoding sodium/solute symporter (Members of the Solute:Sodium Symporter (SSS), TC 2.A.21 as described in tcdb.org, catalyze solute:Na+ symport. Known solutes for members of the family include sugars, amino acids, nucleosides, inositols, vitamins, urea or anions, depending on the system.) produces MVSFTTFDWLMIAAYFALLAGVIVYTMRKQETSADYFLAGRNIGWFVIGASLFASNIGSEHLVGLAESGAKSGVAMAHYELHAWCLLVLGWVLVPFYYRSGVYTMPEFLEKRYNAATRWILSLVSLMAYVFTKVSVTVYAGAVVIQTLLPELEIGGINSFWLGAVFVVLITGVYTIFGGLRAVVYTDAAQTVVLILGSLCMTAIGLYHLGGWGELREISGSARFNLWRPWNDPEFPWVGMLFAAPITGLWYWCTDQYIVQRTLAARNLKLARRGTIFGAYLKLTPVFLFIIPGMIAYALSQKGLLQLNDTDQAFPALVSQLLPSGLRGLVVAGLLAALMSSLSSLFNSCSTLFTIDIYKKLKPDSSEREMVFVGRLATMVIVALGLLWIPAMRHVSGALYEYLQNVQGYLAPPMTAVFFLGVFWKRINGTGAVITLLSGFVLGLTKLSCQVLAGYYTATEASALPLILRTLIAYGSINFLIFGVILFVYCCFTLVLFSLLTPAPAAAQIENLCFASTTPEERRHVRASWNRWDIINSVLILLLILSLYLYFTG; encoded by the coding sequence ATGGTTTCATTTACCACCTTTGACTGGTTAATGATAGCGGCCTATTTTGCCTTGCTCGCAGGCGTGATTGTGTATACCATGCGCAAACAAGAAACTTCTGCCGATTATTTTTTGGCAGGGCGCAACATAGGCTGGTTTGTCATTGGTGCTTCTCTCTTCGCTTCAAACATAGGCTCTGAACACCTTGTAGGCCTTGCCGAATCGGGCGCTAAAAGCGGGGTCGCCATGGCCCATTACGAATTGCACGCTTGGTGTCTTCTCGTCTTGGGATGGGTCCTTGTCCCCTTTTATTATCGTTCCGGGGTCTATACGATGCCGGAATTTTTAGAGAAACGTTATAATGCCGCGACCCGCTGGATCCTCTCTTTGGTCAGTCTCATGGCCTACGTCTTTACAAAAGTCAGTGTCACGGTTTACGCGGGCGCAGTGGTTATCCAAACGCTTTTACCCGAACTAGAGATAGGGGGAATCAACAGTTTTTGGTTAGGAGCCGTATTCGTCGTATTGATTACCGGCGTGTACACTATATTTGGTGGATTGCGCGCCGTCGTTTATACAGATGCCGCGCAAACCGTGGTGCTCATCCTCGGTTCCCTGTGCATGACCGCCATCGGCTTGTATCATTTGGGCGGTTGGGGAGAACTGCGCGAAATCAGCGGCAGTGCCCGTTTCAATTTGTGGCGGCCATGGAACGATCCTGAATTTCCTTGGGTAGGGATGCTTTTCGCCGCTCCGATTACAGGCCTGTGGTACTGGTGTACAGACCAGTACATCGTTCAGCGAACATTGGCGGCACGCAATCTGAAGCTCGCACGGCGGGGCACGATTTTCGGCGCCTATTTGAAACTGACCCCCGTGTTTTTATTTATCATTCCCGGCATGATCGCCTACGCCTTATCCCAAAAAGGACTGCTTCAACTCAACGATACAGACCAAGCCTTTCCCGCCTTGGTGAGTCAATTGCTGCCCTCGGGATTGCGGGGATTGGTGGTGGCGGGGCTCCTTGCTGCGCTCATGAGTTCCTTATCCTCCCTCTTCAATTCCTGCTCAACACTGTTCACCATCGACATTTACAAAAAATTGAAGCCCGATTCGTCGGAGCGCGAAATGGTCTTTGTAGGACGCCTTGCGACCATGGTAATCGTAGCCCTTGGTTTATTGTGGATTCCCGCCATGCGCCATGTATCCGGCGCCCTATATGAATATCTGCAAAATGTACAAGGCTATCTTGCTCCGCCCATGACCGCCGTCTTTTTCCTAGGTGTATTCTGGAAGCGCATTAACGGAACCGGCGCCGTCATCACCTTACTGTCCGGCTTTGTTTTAGGATTGACGAAGCTGAGTTGTCAGGTTCTGGCAGGATACTATACGGCAACAGAGGCGAGCGCCCTGCCCCTTATCCTGCGTACATTGATTGCCTACGGCAGCATTAACTTTTTGATCTTCGGCGTTATCCTATTTGTATATTGCTGTTTCACCTTGGTACTGTTCAGCTTGCTCACGCCGGCGCCGGCTGCCGCGCAGATCGAAAACCTTTGCTTTGCATCGACGACCCCCGAGGAACGCCGCCATGTGCGGGCAAGTTGGAATCGATGGGATATTATCAATTCTGTTCTTATTTTGCTTCTTATTTTAAGTCTCTATCTCTATTTTACCGGATAA
- a CDS encoding LmbE family protein, with translation MKQIALAVGAHPDDIEFMMAGTLMLLERAGYEIHVFIVASGSCGTMTTDRETTARIRLAEAKNAAQVMKAHFHAPLVDDLEVLYTLPLLSRVGAVIREVQPDIILTHSLEEYMEDHINTCRLVVSAAFARAMPNFITDPEKTPYQKDTVLYHCLPYGLRDQFGKKIAPDFFVDISEVQELKTQALACHESQKLWLDQSQGLDSYLIAMADMEKTVGQMSGYFEQAEGWRFHNPLGFCAAGTNPLEKALSKNYYEPKP, from the coding sequence ATGAAACAGATCGCACTTGCCGTAGGCGCTCATCCCGACGATATCGAATTTATGATGGCGGGAACGTTGATGTTGTTGGAACGGGCAGGCTACGAGATACACGTTTTTATTGTGGCATCAGGAAGCTGCGGCACCATGACCACTGATCGTGAGACGACGGCGCGTATTCGCCTCGCTGAGGCAAAAAATGCGGCACAGGTAATGAAGGCGCATTTTCACGCTCCTTTGGTCGATGATTTGGAAGTACTCTATACGCTTCCTTTGTTGAGTCGTGTCGGCGCTGTGATTCGCGAAGTGCAGCCGGATATTATCTTGACCCACTCTTTGGAAGAATATATGGAAGATCATATCAATACCTGCCGCCTTGTGGTCAGCGCCGCCTTTGCCCGTGCTATGCCCAATTTTATAACCGACCCGGAAAAAACACCCTATCAAAAAGATACGGTTCTTTACCATTGCCTGCCCTATGGGTTACGTGATCAATTCGGCAAGAAAATCGCGCCCGACTTTTTTGTGGATATTAGCGAAGTTCAAGAACTTAAAACACAGGCGCTTGCTTGCCATGAAAGTCAAAAACTCTGGTTGGATCAAAGCCAGGGCTTAGACAGTTATCTGATCGCTATGGCGGATATGGAGAAGACGGTAGGGCAGATGTCCGGATATTTTGAACAGGCAGAAGGCTGGCGTTTTCATAATCCCCTTGGTTTTTGTGCGGCAGGAACGAATCCGCTCGAAAAAGCATTGTCGAAAAATTATTATGAGCCAAAGCCCTAG
- a CDS encoding ABC transporter permease, translated as MGNFIAKHSPIFILALLCIVLAFASPLFRSPENMQNVMQRTAVVGILALGQLLVILTAGIDLSVGSVAALGGVVGCIAMVNHGVPVLPGIFIGTGTGLVCGVVSGLLVAKGRIPPFIVTLGMMMAARGFALIASGAVPIFNLPDSFSWLGGTRGWWLPTGLMFGLAAIIAFMLRYTRFGRSLYAVGGNNEAARLSGVPVDWIRIGAYTISGACAGFGGMMMASRSGVASPTELQMYELNAVAACVIGGASLAGGEGGAFVAIAGALIMTVLQNFCNLHDINVHWQQILVGTLLVTLVFYDNHRKRKSGLMRQL; from the coding sequence ATGGGTAATTTTATCGCGAAACATTCTCCTATCTTTATTTTAGCGCTGCTGTGTATCGTTCTCGCTTTTGCGTCCCCCCTATTTCGTTCACCCGAAAACATGCAAAATGTCATGCAGCGGACAGCGGTCGTTGGGATTTTAGCCTTGGGCCAATTGCTGGTCATTTTGACGGCAGGCATTGATTTGTCCGTTGGCAGTGTGGCGGCTTTAGGCGGCGTGGTCGGCTGCATTGCCATGGTGAACCACGGCGTACCCGTCCTTCCCGGGATTTTTATTGGTACCGGAACCGGTCTCGTTTGCGGCGTGGTCAGTGGTCTATTGGTCGCCAAAGGGCGTATCCCTCCTTTTATCGTGACCCTTGGCATGATGATGGCAGCGCGCGGTTTCGCGCTCATCGCATCAGGAGCCGTTCCCATCTTCAACCTTCCCGACAGCTTTTCGTGGCTCGGCGGCACGCGCGGTTGGTGGCTTCCAACAGGATTGATGTTTGGACTCGCGGCAATAATCGCCTTTATGTTGCGCTACACCCGGTTCGGGCGGTCCCTCTACGCCGTAGGCGGCAACAATGAAGCGGCACGGTTATCCGGGGTGCCTGTAGATTGGATACGTATCGGCGCATATACGATCAGCGGCGCTTGCGCAGGATTCGGCGGCATGATGATGGCGTCGCGAAGCGGCGTCGCCTCACCGACAGAATTGCAAATGTATGAACTGAATGCTGTGGCGGCTTGCGTCATCGGCGGTGCCAGTCTTGCCGGCGGAGAAGGCGGCGCTTTTGTCGCCATTGCCGGCGCACTCATTATGACGGTACTGCAAAATTTCTGTAACCTCCACGATATTAATGTACACTGGCAACAGATCCTTGTGGGCACATTGCTTGTAACTTTGGTATTTTATGATAATCACCGCAAACGGAAATCCGGTCTGATGCGACAATTGTGA